The genomic region CATACTTAGTAAATGTTGTTTGGTTCACCATAATAAATTTGTAAAAGGGGGAATGAAAAAGGGTGGTTGGAAATTCCTAGGAGTTGGGGTTGAGTTAGAATCTTATCTAATTCCATTCCAAATCACGCCAATCAAACAATGAAATAGATCAAATCCATTCAATTTAAATCCAAAGTAGTCAACCAAACATCCCCTATAAATGTATGATACTCGAATTGACTAGATCCGATTGACTAGTTCACTGGGTCTAATTTGAGGAGATATCGATCGGGTCTTTTTGCCAAATGGTAGGAAAATGTTATCCAAATATCCAAATATGAGGATGGTCTCATTCATTATGTAGCAACCGCACATCCAAGTGTATGCAAGTCGGAGAAAGATAATGGCGGTAACATGGTGGTTAAGGGTTGGAGGAATGAGTTGGAAGACGACGATGAGCATGAAGTCTACATCTTGTTGTGCATGTATTCCAACTACAAATTCCATCCATCTTAATTCTCAGGTCCGCCCAATTAGTTTCCCTTGTTTGTCTGTCCGCAATCCCAAAAGAAACGCCACCTTTGTTTCCTGTCACAATGTATCTATGCTTCCCCCGTCTAACACTACCCAATACGAGTTTACTGACGGCCCTGCTGATGTCGAGTTAAGGTTACTGCTACGAGGTTTGGGTGTTGAAAGCTCAAAGGATATACGGGTTGATGTCGATGATAACTCCTTGACTGTAACAGTAAACCAATCCCAAACATTGATGGAAACCAAGCAGCTCTATGGAAGAATTAAGGCCGGTGAAACAATATGGTACGTCATGGAAGGAATTATGTCCACTGTTGAGTCTATGTAGTCGATATGACTTGCTAGAGGCCAATGTCGTTGAATTCGGGCTCAAAGGGAATTTGAGCAATTATTATGGCTGACTCATGACCTCCATTAATGTTGGCAGGTATTTGGATGATGATCAATTGGTTATCAACTTGAGGAAACAAGACCAAGACTTGAAATGGCCTGATATTGTCGAATCTTGGGAGTCCCTTAGTGTCGGTGTCTTGCAGCTTTTGAAAGGAACAGCAATCTATTTAGTTGGTGAATCATCTGAAATCAATCAGAAGGTTGCCGAGGAGCTTGCAGTCGGTTTAGGGTATGATTCCATTTTTTGTATATTTAAAAATACAAGGCATCATATTTCTCTTGATCAAGGCTACACTGTTTATTTTATTGCTCTTATATAACTGGAAACATGTTGCTTCACTTGCTTGTATCATTTTAGGTGTTCACTTATATTGTTAGTTACGGATTAAACAAAATTGTGAATACCACGCAAGAGCTGGTGTTCAAGTTTTCATGTTGTCATTTTCTGGATAACTTTGCTTGTCCTGGTCTAAAATATTTAGTACTGTAGTCTCAAGTCTGAACTTGCGTTGGAGTGTAAAGCATTCACATATTCTTTTCTTCAGTTTTCATGTTTTTGGCAATGGTTAACCTGAACTTGCGTTGGAGTGTAAAATATTTAGTAATGTGAGTCTGTGATCTACTTCTGCAAAAACGAATGTCCTGCATTCTTTGTTCACTTTATTGTTTTTTCACTGTAtgttttacattttttttctccttttggaTTTCCGCAGTTACACACCGCTTGATACAAAGGGTTTGTTGGAGACATTTGGAAAGAAAAGTATTGAATCTTGTAAGTTTTTGTATGTTGCTATTACAATAGAATTTGCTGGTGGGATAGCTTTAACAGCTTTCACTGATCTTTTTGTTGAGTCCCACTATGAGCTTTCAAAATTGAAAGTTGATTGGACTCTATTTGTAGATTGTAGGTCTAGTTTTCCGTTCTAAAATGTTTTATTGGCGTTTATTGGAGAATTGTATGTGTAGAAGTACATAATTGTTGCAAGTGATATCCATCATATTAGGTAGTGACGATTTTCAACATAGGACTTGGTTTCATGAAGTTTGTGTACCATTAGAAGATGATTGCTTATTTCTATTTGTTACCTAAACAACTTAAAGGATTTACAGTTTACATTTCTTTTCGGGAAGTAGTCTGAAGTACGTGAAAATATTCTATTTGCATTAATTATTTTAGTTATGCTTTTGTTCGAGggtcttttttctttttccttttcgtGGGTTCTGGCTTCTGTATTCAGAATATTCCTTTTGGGGGGTTTGGATCGGGAAAGGGTAATGGAATGGAATCAGGAAAGGGATTGAAGGgtgtttttttcttttgtttttctttttttgttttctttttggtGTGTTCTGACTTCGGTGTTCAGAATATTCCTTCATATTAAGTGTTCTTTCTTAGTAAAAAGCTCCAACGGTATTCATAAAAGTGTTTATTTTGTTAATCATGAGACATTGATGCTCTTCAAGATGTGCATGTAACACGAATGTCTGTTATGTGTATTACCTATATCATCTTCTGGAGCGACTCTCAGGGAGTGACTCTTAGACTTGTTCCTGTTGGCATATCTAGGTAAATGGAAGAAAAACTTACAAAAGATTTGTTTCAATAAATTTTGTGATAATGAATCTAAATAGGAACCCTCTTATGTTCCTGTTATGTCACTTATGTGCCAACTTCTGGAGCCAAGGCAATGGCAATGTGTCATAGACTCATAGTGAGACTAGTAGTCATAAAACTCATATATACCTGCTTATGGATATATAGCAGGTGGGATGAGACATTTACCTGGCATTAACAGGCTTCCATGAAACTGTGTCCCTGATATCTTTTTTCTAATTTGGGCATGTAGCTAGATTTCGTCACTTGTGTGTTCAATTGTTCATATAACCTCAGAAAACTCACTAGGGACTAGGACATAATTGAGAGATTGGTTCATCTCTCTACCCCCCTTAGATTGCCTTCTTATAGACGCTTCTCTCATTTTGAATACCCAATCCGATGTTTATATGAAAACAATTGTCGTCTTACATTAAATTATTGTATGACCAACCTTTCTAATGGATAAGGTATATTTATCCTATATTTTCTCCGTAATTGAATTTGGGTCACTACTACAATATATTTGACATTACTTAATGGATAAGGTATATTTATCCTATATTTTCTAATGGATAAGGTATATTTATCCTATATGTTCAAAAGTCAGTGTGTGATAAAAATAAGTGATCTTTCATAAGTCTGTGTGTACTAAAAATATCTATAGCTTTCAATTTTCTCAATTAACCATCAGGGCCTGAGATGATGAATCACTAGACAAAACACTTGTAGTAGCAGTGATTTTACTCAGACTCAGTTACTCAACTAGGAGTGTTGTACAGAACATGGTTGGTTAGCCCCTAAATGCAGTTGGTTAGAGATACTTTCCATTGCACATCTCTTCACCTGTTGCTATACATATTACTATTCGATAATTTGAAGATGTTTGTGTCTCCTTAGCATTGGCGGATGGGGGAATTGGGACCGGAGACAAAGAATGCCATTCAACTTTAATTTGTCAGTTACTCTTACCGTTTTACGTGTTCCTGATCCTGACTACGTATGTAACCTGTTCATAACTTCAGGGCTTGATACTGAAGGATCAGACTCTTTGGCAGCAGCAGAGGAGGCAGTTCTAGAGAGTCTAAGTAGGTATATCTAGCAGAAGGAGTGAAATTTTAAGAATATATAAATGTATGAAGCAGGCTTTTTATGTGTGTGGTGCTACAGCCATGTCCGAGCTGTTGTTGCAACATTAGGTGGCAAGCATGGAGCTGCTGGAAAGGCAGAGAAATGGCGTCATTTATATGCAGGATTTACTGTCTGGCTATCACAATCTGAGGCAAGAGGTACTTCCATAATTCCATTCATGATACAAGTCAATACAACTATCAAATATTGTGCACAGACACCGAATTACGACCGTGTTAAGGTATTTAAGATTACTGCGACAGTATTTTGAGGCAGTATTGACAGCCGTCAACAACCAAAATCTGCCCGCGATGGTGGATTCTGAGATCAAGTCTATATTCATTCTATCACACATTATACAACAGTCACAAATTTTGAAAATGATATTCATATGAAAGTAGTTGTTTTGATTAAACAGCCACGGACACTCTACGTATATTTAGAGATATTAATGATAATTAGGTACCCATTTGCACGTTTGATCACTTTTATGCCCTCAACTTTATCTGAAACAAGCAACTCAGATAACACAATTGCTCTCATTTCTTTATATCCAGCTACCAATTTGCGCGTTAAATATATTTATGCCCTCAACTTTATCTGAAGCAATAAAATCAAATCACGCACCTTAGATTTGCTGCTAGGGCAGGAGCATTACTTACAGTAGCCTAGAATAGACAGATTAGAGTATCTGTATTTGTTTAATCATATCTACCCTCTTTTTATACAAATTTTTATGTAAGATTGTGAAGCGGTTTCATATAAGCATCTTACCTGTACCTGATATCCCTATTAATAGAATTTTTAACAAGTAGGTAACTGTGATTTGGGCATGGGTGTCTTTACTGGATGATTTTTTATCATCTTAGTGGATGAAAACATCCGACTCCTCCTTACCCGCGGGATCCATTGAGGCATTGAGGTAATGTTGTTATTAGTGGATGAAAGACTACTCACTTTTGAAACTAAAGTTCTGAAGAACATGCAATGCGTTATTTGTGATCTACTTCTTGATCATAAGATGGACAAAGTTCCCAAGTATGTGATATATAAGCATCCTTTGATGTCCAACATTGGGCTGCTTCTTTATTTGTCTGCTGATTGAAAATCCGACCTCTCAATAGCCAGTACTTTTCTAGCTATAACTATATTGCATATCCCGTAAAACCAAACATAATAACTTGAGCTACCATATGATCGCAGATGAGGATTCTGCCAAAGATGAAGCAAGAAAGCAAGTTTATGATGGAAGTCAAGCTTATTCGAAAGCGGATGTGGTCGTTAAGTTTCATGGTTGGGACCCCACTCATGCCAAAGTTGTGGCCCAGGCTTCTCTGAGTGCCTTAAAACAGCTTATCCTGTCAGATAAAAAGCTCCCAGGTATATCATAAGTTGCATTCTGGGTTTCCAATAAATCATTATTTTTTGAATTGGACAGTTAGCTCTTCATTATATTACCATTGCAAAGTTTCATGGGTACGGATCGATGGGAGACTCACACAAGGTCCAAGTTTATTTATCCACCTTGATTTTTGTGTCTGGCATTATTGGAAGTTACAAATGTGATTAGTCCCTTTTAAACACAATTTATAgaatagggttatttcataacaataatccatcatattggtggtatgcaataatcactccatcctatcaataatctcaattaatccaacctaagcaccataccttctaataacaaaccagctgatatttttttatgtttatgtgtatcaaataaaccaagtacttgattcatcacttgaaaatattacacataaataTCACATATATCAGCTTGGTTGTCgaaaaactatcaaatattcaaaaataaactttaaaaaaatatcagctggttcgttattagtaggtatggtgcttaggttggat from Silene latifolia isolate original U9 population chromosome 3, ASM4854445v1, whole genome shotgun sequence harbors:
- the LOC141647725 gene encoding putative inactive shikimate kinase like 2, chloroplastic isoform X2 encodes the protein MAVTWWLRVGGMSWKTTMSMKSTSCCACIPTTNSIHLNSQVRPISFPCLSVRNPKRNATFVSCHNVSMLPPSNTTQYEFTDGPADVELRLLLRGLGVESSKDIRVDVDDNSLTVTVNQSQTLMETKQLYGRIKAGETIWYLDDDQLVINLRKQDQDLKWPDIVESWESLSVGVLQLLKGTAIYLVGESSEINQKVAEELAVGLGYTPLDTKGLLETFGKKSIESWLDTEGSDSLAAAEEAVLESLSSHVRAVVATLGGKHGAAGKAEKWRHLYAGFTVWLSQSEARDEDSAKDEARKQVYDGSQAYSKADVVVKFHGWDPTHAKVVAQASLSALKQLILSDKKLPGKKSLYIRLGCRGDWPNIKPPGWDPSSGNDVTSGAM
- the LOC141647725 gene encoding putative inactive shikimate kinase like 2, chloroplastic isoform X1 gives rise to the protein MAVTWWLRVGGMSWKTTMSMKSTSCCACIPTTNSIHLNSQVRPISFPCLSVRNPKRNATFVSCHNVSMLPPSNTTQYEFTDGPADVELRLLLRGLGVESSKDIRVDVDDNSLTVTVNQSQTLMETKQLYGRIKAGETIWYLDDDQLVINLRKQDQDLKWPDIVESWESLSVGVLQLLKGTAIYLVGESSEINQKVAEELAVGLGYTPLDTKGLLETFGKKSIESWLDTEGSDSLAAAEEAVLESLSFLCVWCYSHVRAVVATLGGKHGAAGKAEKWRHLYAGFTVWLSQSEARDEDSAKDEARKQVYDGSQAYSKADVVVKFHGWDPTHAKVVAQASLSALKQLILSDKKLPGKKSLYIRLGCRGDWPNIKPPGWDPSSGNDVTSGAM